The proteins below come from a single Serratia ficaria genomic window:
- a CDS encoding ABC transporter permease — protein MNRYLAGRIGQALLVLWAAFTLSFILLQVLPGDAILIKFQNPDMGLSPAQIADMRAAYGADVPLWRQYLHTLGSVLHGDLGYSMQAGVPVTALLAANLPATLQLAVLGFAVALLLALLIAFASNLTGFGWLRSALQTLPSLFVSVPTFWLGIVLIQIFSFRLKLIPIINPGEWQGLILPIATLALPISAPLAQILIRSIDAVQTRPFVAVARAKGAGRSGVLWRHVARNAMLPALTIAGMLFGELIAGALITETVFGRSGLGQLTQQAVVNQDVAVLQAIVLISAAAFVTINLLVDLLFPLLDPRLKTQAGASL, from the coding sequence ATGAACCGATATCTGGCGGGGCGCATCGGGCAGGCGCTATTGGTGCTGTGGGCGGCCTTTACCCTGTCGTTCATCCTGCTGCAGGTGCTGCCGGGGGATGCGATCCTGATTAAATTTCAGAACCCGGACATGGGGCTGAGCCCGGCGCAGATTGCCGACATGCGCGCGGCCTATGGTGCGGACGTCCCCCTGTGGCGGCAGTATCTGCATACCCTGGGCAGCGTGCTGCATGGCGATCTGGGCTACTCGATGCAGGCCGGGGTGCCGGTTACCGCGCTGCTGGCGGCTAATCTGCCCGCCACGCTGCAGCTGGCGGTGCTGGGCTTTGCGGTGGCGTTGCTGCTGGCGCTGCTTATCGCTTTTGCTTCCAACCTGACCGGCTTCGGCTGGCTGCGTTCGGCGCTGCAGACGCTGCCGTCGCTGTTCGTTTCGGTACCCACCTTCTGGCTGGGCATAGTGCTGATTCAGATCTTTTCGTTCCGCCTGAAGCTGATCCCGATCATTAACCCCGGCGAGTGGCAGGGGTTGATCCTGCCGATCGCGACGCTGGCGCTGCCGATCTCCGCGCCGCTGGCGCAAATTCTGATCCGCAGCATCGACGCGGTGCAAACCCGGCCGTTCGTCGCGGTGGCGCGGGCCAAGGGCGCCGGCCGCAGCGGGGTGCTGTGGCGGCACGTGGCGCGCAACGCCATGCTGCCGGCGCTGACCATCGCCGGCATGCTGTTCGGCGAACTGATCGCCGGGGCGCTGATCACCGAAACCGTGTTTGGCCGCAGCGGCCTGGGGCAACTGACCCAGCAAGCGGTGGTCAATCAGGACGTGGCGGTGCTGCAGGCGATAGTGCTGATCTCGGCCGCCGCCTTCGTCACCATCAACTTGCTGGTGGATCTGCTGTTCCCGCTGCTGGATCCGCGGCTGAAAACCCAGGCAGGAGCATCCCTATGA
- a CDS encoding TIGR04028 family ABC transporter substrate-binding protein → MFNFSFNGLTSGIAVALGLAAGMQPALAAVQGGTLVYLEQQAHTNLYPPSGGFYPNGGILNQITDKLTYQNPKTLEIEPWIAESWSSNADKTEYTFKLRPGVTFSDGTPLDANAVAKNFDTYGLGNREKRLPVSEVINNYQRSEVVDPLTVKFFFTRSSPGFLQGTATIGSGLVSLSTLNRSYDQLGDARHIIGSGPFVVSGETLGREVDLSARKDYSWGPARLAQQGRANLDGVKVIVTGEDSVRIGALQAGQADFIRQIQAYDEKQTQDQGFIIYAAPTRGVNDSIAFRPDNPLVADLRVRQALLHATDSKQIVDTLFSANYPQAKSVIAASAAGFVDLSDKLKFDPQLANRLLDEAGWKKGADGLREKDGRKLLLTVYESLPQPQNKAVLQLVSQQWGKVGARLNVLAGDAGSRVADNLDPQKTPAAVVEVGRADPDVIKSQFYPTNRDGLLQKGGASSNSGFSDDKLNALLLGIASEVDAQKRLQTAGEAQNYLIDQAYAIPFFEDPQVFAGAPYLKGVSFEAVGRPSFYGAWLEKH, encoded by the coding sequence ATGTTTAATTTTTCTTTCAATGGGTTAACCAGCGGGATCGCGGTGGCGTTAGGGCTGGCGGCGGGGATGCAACCGGCGCTGGCGGCGGTGCAGGGCGGCACGCTGGTCTACCTTGAACAGCAGGCGCACACCAATCTTTATCCGCCTTCCGGCGGTTTTTACCCCAACGGCGGCATTCTCAACCAGATAACCGACAAGCTGACCTATCAGAACCCCAAGACGCTGGAGATTGAACCCTGGATCGCCGAGTCCTGGAGCAGCAACGCCGACAAAACCGAATACACCTTCAAGTTGCGCCCCGGCGTGACCTTCTCCGACGGCACGCCGCTGGACGCCAACGCGGTGGCGAAGAACTTCGACACCTACGGGTTGGGCAACAGGGAGAAACGCCTGCCGGTTTCCGAGGTGATCAATAACTACCAGCGCAGCGAAGTGGTGGATCCGCTAACGGTGAAATTCTTCTTCACGCGATCGTCGCCGGGCTTCCTGCAGGGCACCGCCACCATCGGCTCCGGGCTGGTATCGCTCAGCACGCTGAACCGCAGCTACGACCAACTGGGCGACGCGCGCCATATCATCGGCTCCGGCCCCTTTGTGGTCAGCGGCGAAACGCTGGGGCGCGAGGTCGATCTCAGCGCGCGCAAAGACTACAGCTGGGGGCCGGCCCGCCTGGCTCAGCAGGGCCGCGCCAATCTGGACGGCGTTAAAGTGATCGTCACCGGGGAAGACAGCGTGCGCATCGGCGCGCTGCAGGCCGGGCAGGCGGATTTTATCCGCCAGATCCAGGCCTATGACGAGAAGCAGACGCAGGATCAGGGCTTTATCATTTATGCCGCGCCGACGCGCGGCGTCAACGACAGCATCGCCTTCCGGCCGGATAACCCGCTGGTGGCCGATCTGCGGGTGCGTCAGGCGCTGCTGCACGCCACCGACAGCAAACAAATCGTCGATACGCTGTTCTCCGCCAACTACCCGCAGGCCAAATCGGTGATCGCCGCCTCGGCCGCCGGCTTTGTCGATCTGTCCGACAAGCTGAAATTCGACCCGCAGCTGGCCAACCGGCTGTTGGACGAAGCCGGCTGGAAGAAGGGCGCTGACGGGCTGCGCGAAAAAGACGGCAGGAAGCTGTTGCTGACGGTGTACGAATCTTTGCCGCAGCCGCAGAACAAGGCGGTGCTGCAGCTGGTTTCGCAGCAGTGGGGCAAGGTGGGCGCGCGGCTGAACGTTCTGGCGGGCGACGCCGGCAGCCGGGTGGCGGATAACCTCGACCCGCAGAAAACCCCGGCGGCGGTGGTAGAGGTGGGGCGCGCCGATCCGGACGTGATCAAAAGCCAGTTTTACCCAACCAACCGCGACGGGCTGCTGCAGAAGGGCGGCGCCAGCAGCAACAGCGGCTTTAGCGACGACAAGCTGAACGCCCTGCTGCTCGGCATCGCCTCCGAGGTTGACGCGCAAAAACGCCTGCAGACAGCCGGCGAGGCGCAAAATTACCTGATTGACCAGGCCTACGCGATCCCGTTCTTCGAGGATCCGCAGGTGTTCGCCGGCGCGCCTTATTTGAAGGGGGTGAGCTTCGAGGCGGTCGGCCGCCCGAGCTTCTACGGCGCCTGGTTAGAGAAACATTAA